One window of Bacillus alkalicellulosilyticus genomic DNA carries:
- the acpS gene encoding holo-ACP synthase, with translation MILGIGVDIVELKRIETVANRNEKFYKRILTKSEQEKYVLLSPKRKIEFLAGRFAAKEAFVKAVGTGISKRYGWQDIQIIAEVSGKPKVVSDLVERVHLSISHSKEYAVAQVIIESLSS, from the coding sequence GTGATACTCGGAATCGGTGTAGATATCGTAGAGTTAAAAAGGATAGAAACAGTAGCAAACAGAAATGAAAAATTTTATAAAAGAATTTTAACCAAGTCGGAGCAAGAGAAGTATGTATTGCTATCGCCTAAACGAAAAATAGAATTTTTAGCGGGCCGTTTTGCGGCAAAAGAAGCATTTGTGAAAGCGGTCGGTACAGGAATTTCAAAACGTTATGGATGGCAGGACATTCAAATTATCGCTGAAGTAAGTGGAAAGCCAAAGGTGGTTTCAGACCTTGTGGAACGGGTGCATTTATCGATATCTCATAGTAAGGAATATGCAGTTGCACAAGTAATTATTGAAAGCCTGTCAAGCTAG
- a CDS encoding LolA family protein, giving the protein MRKNVWTIAVGIILTLVLLAGCGEKTQEDIIEDLEGKLSEMTGYKANATMTLQTGKEPQQYEVEIWHNAENFYRVALHNESKDQHQIILRNDDGVFVLTPALNKSFRFQSDWPKNNSQVYLYESLVSDILMDPDRTFSASEDHYVFQTKTNYQNKNLNSQEITLHKKDLSPASIKIMNADFEVLVEVMFTSFEMNASFGEGDFDMDRNMTAADLAEIPVLAEGEEVIAQPMTVLYPMYTPQGSDLAGSQTVNTDEGEKVVLSYTGDQNFTIIQQQSRVVPASTPMNISNGEPVDLGFTVGVMTDESIMWSYEGVDFILASQDLNSEEMMAIARSVYGTLEK; this is encoded by the coding sequence GTGAGAAAAAATGTATGGACAATCGCTGTCGGTATCATTCTCACGTTGGTTCTATTAGCAGGCTGCGGAGAAAAAACGCAAGAGGACATCATTGAGGATTTAGAAGGAAAGTTAAGTGAAATGACGGGGTATAAGGCTAATGCAACAATGACCCTACAAACAGGTAAGGAACCTCAGCAATATGAAGTAGAAATTTGGCATAACGCTGAAAATTTTTATCGTGTTGCTTTGCACAATGAAAGCAAAGATCAGCACCAAATCATTTTAAGAAACGATGACGGAGTATTTGTATTAACACCAGCATTAAACAAGAGTTTCCGCTTCCAAAGTGACTGGCCGAAAAACAATAGTCAGGTTTACTTGTATGAGTCGCTTGTATCCGATATTTTAATGGATCCTGACCGTACGTTTAGTGCAAGTGAAGACCATTATGTTTTCCAAACGAAAACAAATTATCAAAATAAGAACCTAAACAGTCAGGAAATTACGTTGCATAAAAAAGATTTATCGCCGGCCTCCATTAAAATTATGAATGCAGATTTTGAAGTGTTAGTAGAAGTTATGTTCACTTCATTTGAAATGAATGCTAGCTTTGGTGAAGGCGACTTTGACATGGATCGAAATATGACAGCTGCTGACTTGGCTGAAATTCCAGTACTGGCTGAAGGTGAAGAAGTTATCGCCCAACCAATGACAGTTCTTTATCCAATGTACACACCTCAAGGTTCTGATCTAGCGGGATCGCAGACGGTAAATACCGATGAGGGAGAAAAGGTCGTACTATCCTATACGGGAGACCAAAACTTCACTATTATCCAACAGCAAAGCCGAGTTGTTCCTGCAAGTACGCCAATGAATATCAGTAACGGCGAACCTGTTGATTTAGGCTTTACCGTGGGTGTCATGACGGATGAATCCATCATGTGGTCTTATGAAGGTGTTGACTTTATTCTTGCCTCCCAAGACTTAAATTCAGAAGAAATGATGGCCATTGCTCGTTCCGTTTACGGTACATTAGAAAAATAA
- the alr gene encoding alanine racemase, translating to MDNFHRDTWVEVNLDCIENNVKRIKARFRQEMSVMAIVKADAYGHGAVEVAKTALAAGAVYLGVAILDEAIQLRKAGIHAPILVLGYIRPEELSIAAAYDITITVMSKSWVERALLSYHDSKVVNVHIKFDTGMGRIGITSKKEGHSVIDLINNSTNLKIEGIFTHFATADELDLTYFEMQSRRFTEIVENLKEIGVEPTYIHCGNSATGIRFPERSFNMFRLGISMYGLTPSIDIKDQLPVPLEEAISLRSRVIQVKKVPPGEGISYGATYVTKDWEWIGTIPIGYADGWYRYHSTHGGYVLVDGQIAPFVGRICMDQCMIRLPYQVEEGQEVTLIGQQGKQSITVDDVAQRLGTINYEIPCMLGQRIPRVFIRNNEIVSIKNKIY from the coding sequence ATGGACAACTTTCATCGCGATACATGGGTTGAAGTGAATCTGGATTGTATTGAGAATAATGTAAAAAGAATCAAAGCAAGGTTTAGGCAAGAAATGAGTGTAATGGCCATTGTAAAAGCCGATGCCTATGGACATGGAGCTGTTGAAGTTGCGAAGACGGCACTAGCTGCTGGAGCAGTCTATTTAGGAGTTGCTATATTAGATGAAGCAATTCAACTCCGAAAGGCTGGAATACATGCACCGATTTTAGTATTAGGCTATATTCGGCCCGAAGAACTATCAATTGCTGCAGCTTATGACATCACTATTACCGTAATGAGCAAATCGTGGGTTGAACGAGCTTTACTAAGCTATCATGACTCCAAAGTGGTTAACGTTCATATAAAATTTGATACCGGTATGGGGAGAATTGGTATAACTTCTAAGAAAGAAGGACATTCTGTAATTGATTTGATTAATAATAGTACCAATTTGAAAATCGAGGGAATTTTTACTCACTTTGCAACTGCTGATGAGTTAGATCTTACCTATTTTGAAATGCAAAGTCGTCGATTTACAGAGATTGTTGAGAATCTTAAAGAAATCGGTGTAGAGCCAACGTATATTCATTGTGGAAATAGTGCCACTGGTATTCGTTTTCCTGAGCGGTCCTTTAATATGTTTCGTCTCGGGATTTCGATGTATGGACTTACGCCATCAATTGATATAAAGGACCAACTTCCCGTTCCACTAGAGGAAGCGATTTCTTTGCGAAGTCGCGTCATTCAAGTGAAAAAGGTGCCGCCTGGGGAAGGGATTAGTTATGGAGCAACATATGTGACTAAAGATTGGGAATGGATCGGGACAATTCCAATAGGATATGCTGATGGCTGGTATCGGTATCATTCTACGCACGGGGGATATGTCCTAGTTGATGGGCAAATAGCGCCTTTTGTAGGCAGAATTTGTATGGACCAATGCATGATACGCCTCCCTTATCAAGTTGAAGAAGGTCAAGAAGTAACATTAATAGGACAACAAGGAAAACAGTCTATTACTGTGGATGATGTCGCACAAAGGTTAGGGACAATAAATTATGAAATTCCTTGTATGTTAGGACAACGGATACCGAGAGTATTCATAAGAAATAACGAGATTGTCTCTATAAAAAATAAGATTTATTAG
- a CDS encoding CopG family ribbon-helix-helix protein, giving the protein MVNLPQHILNEVDGVIKQENVNRSEFIYQATKMYLNERKKRKIRETMQQGYMEMAKINLNIASEAFLAEEEAEHTLDRLVSGV; this is encoded by the coding sequence ATGGTAAATTTACCACAACACATTTTAAATGAGGTGGACGGTGTTATTAAACAAGAGAATGTGAACCGTAGTGAATTTATTTATCAAGCAACGAAAATGTATCTTAATGAACGGAAGAAACGAAAAATTCGGGAAACGATGCAGCAAGGTTATATGGAGATGGCCAAGATTAACTTAAATATTGCATCGGAAGCTTTTCTTGCTGAGGAGGAAGCTGAGCATACCCTAGACCGCTTAGTTAGTGGGGTGTAG
- a CDS encoding type II toxin-antitoxin system PemK/MazF family toxin: MIVKRGDVYFADLSPVVGSEQGGVRPVLIIQNDIGNRFSPTVIVAAITAQIQKAKLPTHVEINAKRYGFDRDSVILLEQIRTIDKQRLTDKITHLDDDMMSRVNEALQISLGLIDF, translated from the coding sequence TTGATAGTTAAACGTGGCGATGTATACTTTGCCGACCTTTCTCCTGTTGTAGGTTCAGAGCAAGGTGGCGTCAGACCTGTCCTTATCATACAAAACGATATAGGGAATCGGTTTAGCCCTACCGTCATCGTCGCAGCTATTACTGCTCAGATTCAGAAAGCGAAGCTGCCGACTCACGTGGAAATTAATGCAAAACGGTATGGATTTGACCGAGATTCAGTGATTTTATTGGAACAAATAAGGACCATCGATAAGCAGCGTCTAACCGATAAGATTACCCATTTGGATGATGATATGATGAGTCGGGTAAATGAAGCATTACAAATTAGCTTAGGTTTAATTGACTTTTAA
- a CDS encoding RsbT co-antagonist protein RsbRA, whose protein sequence is MQPFIVDFIIKNKEELISRWLKEIEKVSDETYNKAVSNDTIEYTNKEFGYLILDTLELSIPEANERLSQYTDRLIRAGWQLSYFTQGLQAFRRVIFELLSDYEKDVKKLVELFYKTEAWIDGIINQLVNDYTGSWENTFELQKMSLLELSAPLIPVFENISVMPLVGTIDTTRAKLIMENLLDGVRKHRSQVVLIDITGVPVVDTMVAHHIIQAAEAIRLVGANCILVGIRPEIAQTIVNLGIDLSNFPTKSTLRKGIESALEHTKKQIIDL, encoded by the coding sequence GTGCAACCGTTTATTGTTGATTTTATTATTAAAAATAAAGAAGAATTAATTAGCCGCTGGTTAAAAGAAATTGAAAAAGTAAGTGATGAAACTTATAACAAGGCGGTCTCTAATGACACGATTGAATATACAAACAAAGAGTTTGGGTATCTGATTTTAGATACATTAGAGCTTAGTATACCCGAAGCGAATGAGAGACTAAGCCAATATACGGATAGATTAATCCGTGCGGGTTGGCAGTTGTCATACTTTACTCAAGGTCTTCAAGCATTTCGACGAGTGATTTTTGAATTGCTATCAGACTATGAAAAGGATGTAAAAAAATTAGTAGAATTATTTTATAAAACAGAAGCTTGGATTGATGGTATTATTAATCAATTAGTTAATGATTATACTGGGTCTTGGGAGAATACTTTTGAACTTCAAAAAATGTCGTTGCTTGAACTTTCAGCTCCGTTAATACCAGTCTTTGAAAATATTAGTGTGATGCCCTTAGTAGGTACAATTGATACGACGAGAGCGAAGTTAATTATGGAAAACCTCCTAGATGGAGTGCGAAAACATCGTTCACAAGTTGTGCTAATTGATATTACAGGCGTTCCTGTTGTAGATACAATGGTAGCTCACCATATCATTCAAGCTGCGGAGGCAATTCGTTTAGTAGGTGCTAACTGCATTCTTGTTGGCATTCGCCCTGAAATTGCTCAAACGATCGTTAATTTAGGAATTGATTTAAGCAACTTTCCAACAAAGAGTACGTTACGTAAAGGGATTGAATCTGCGCTAGAGCATACCAAAAAGCAAATTATTGATCTATAG
- a CDS encoding STAS domain-containing protein has product MRIPILKLHHYLLVSVQIELDDQTALRFQEDLLNKIHTEGSMGVVIDLTSVEMIDSFIAKVLGDVVDMSNLMGAKVVLTGIQPAVAITLIDMGITLKNVPTALDLEQGLEKLQQELEG; this is encoded by the coding sequence ATGAGAATACCGATTTTAAAATTACATCATTATCTATTGGTCAGCGTTCAAATTGAATTAGATGACCAAACCGCACTACGCTTTCAAGAGGACTTATTAAATAAAATTCATACAGAAGGTTCAATGGGGGTTGTCATTGACTTAACCTCGGTTGAAATGATCGATTCATTTATTGCCAAGGTTCTTGGCGATGTAGTAGATATGTCAAATTTAATGGGTGCAAAGGTTGTATTAACGGGAATTCAGCCAGCCGTAGCCATCACGCTAATCGATATGGGCATAACGTTAAAGAATGTTCCGACTGCACTAGATCTAGAACAAGGTTTGGAGAAATTGCAACAGGAACTGGAGGGATGA
- a CDS encoding anti-sigma regulatory factor, translating to MTIHSSVEVKSEWEIVAARQAGRTLAKEIGFGSVDQARITTAISELARNIYLYAKEGTITLELVQGNEKQLLKKGLKIIATDDGPGISDIHKVMEDGFTTSGGLGAGLPGVKRLMDEFFINSSPGKGTMITAIKWLR from the coding sequence ATGACAATCCATTCCTCTGTTGAGGTCAAAAGCGAATGGGAAATTGTTGCAGCAAGGCAAGCAGGAAGAACGCTCGCTAAAGAAATTGGTTTTGGAAGTGTAGACCAAGCACGAATAACAACAGCAATTTCAGAATTAGCTAGAAATATATACTTATATGCAAAAGAAGGAACAATTACATTGGAATTGGTCCAAGGTAATGAGAAGCAATTGCTAAAAAAGGGATTAAAGATAATTGCAACAGACGATGGACCTGGCATTTCAGATATTCATAAAGTAATGGAGGATGGCTTCACGACTTCAGGAGGACTAGGAGCTGGACTACCTGGAGTAAAAAGACTAATGGATGAGTTTTTTATAAATTCTTCTCCTGGAAAAGGAACAATGATTACCGCGATAAAATGGCTCCGATAA
- a CDS encoding PP2C family protein-serine/threonine phosphatase, protein MFQVKESDLTIQNKYKELLAFYLQNQNEAGLYQAQQYSKVLLDNKTSPEDLVSLHYSVLEEVFPDIPEQVKNSFEFLLEVMIGYGLAYREHQILRNRQRELELQIDVAANMQQTLLPKEIPVLDTLDIGIISIPASKMSGDYYYCVKDDNGCIGLAIADIIGKGVPAALCMSMIKYAIDSLPEQRMQPGALLENLNRVVANNVDESMFITMMYGSYDSRNHEFYYSGAGHEPGFYYHYDSDEFEELYAKGLVLGVSRKATFREYKRVVNKGDFMVLLSDGVTETKVDDRFLEREEITTIIRQFINLPAQEMVENIYRELAQIQGFTLKDDFTIMILRRKV, encoded by the coding sequence GTGTTTCAAGTAAAAGAATCGGATCTCACCATACAAAACAAATATAAAGAACTCCTAGCTTTCTATCTACAAAATCAAAATGAAGCAGGATTATACCAAGCTCAACAATATAGTAAGGTACTGTTGGATAATAAAACTTCACCTGAAGACTTGGTAAGCCTGCATTATTCCGTACTAGAAGAAGTATTTCCTGATATCCCAGAGCAAGTGAAAAACTCTTTTGAGTTTTTGCTAGAGGTTATGATTGGGTATGGTCTTGCCTACCGCGAGCACCAGATTCTCCGTAATCGACAAAGAGAGTTAGAACTTCAAATTGATGTAGCGGCTAATATGCAGCAAACGTTATTGCCTAAGGAAATTCCAGTTCTAGATACTTTAGATATAGGGATTATTAGTATCCCAGCGAGTAAAATGAGCGGAGATTATTATTATTGTGTCAAGGATGACAATGGATGCATTGGGCTAGCTATTGCAGATATTATTGGAAAAGGTGTACCCGCAGCTTTATGTATGTCTATGATTAAGTATGCGATTGATAGCTTGCCTGAACAGAGAATGCAGCCAGGAGCGCTATTAGAAAATTTAAATCGAGTTGTTGCCAACAATGTAGATGAAAGCATGTTTATAACAATGATGTATGGCTCATATGATTCAAGAAATCATGAATTTTATTATTCAGGAGCGGGTCATGAACCGGGCTTTTATTATCATTATGACAGCGATGAATTTGAAGAATTGTATGCCAAAGGTCTCGTTCTTGGTGTTTCTCGAAAAGCGACGTTTAGAGAATATAAAAGAGTGGTAAATAAAGGTGACTTCATGGTGTTGCTTTCAGATGGAGTTACAGAAACAAAAGTAGATGACCGTTTTCTTGAACGAGAAGAAATAACAACTATAATTAGACAATTTATTAATCTTCCTGCACAAGAAATGGTCGAAAACATATACCGAGAGTTAGCGCAAATTCAAGGGTTTACATTAAAGGATGATTTTACCATAATGATTTTACGTAGAAAGGTTTAA